One Natrinema marinum genomic window carries:
- a CDS encoding thioredoxin family protein, translating into MSDTADDERQRIRERKKRELQERLENGGSLEAADADEGGDTPAEPIPITGQGHLDEVVGEYDVVLVDCYADWCGPCQMLEPTIEALAAETDAAVAKVDVDAHQRLAQQLGARGVPTLVLYADGQPVERMVGVQDRASLEGLIEQHA; encoded by the coding sequence ATGAGCGACACCGCCGACGACGAACGCCAGCGGATTCGCGAACGGAAGAAACGAGAGCTACAGGAACGCCTCGAGAACGGCGGGAGTCTCGAGGCGGCCGATGCCGACGAGGGGGGCGACACGCCCGCCGAGCCGATCCCGATCACGGGACAGGGCCACCTCGACGAGGTCGTCGGGGAGTACGACGTCGTCCTCGTGGACTGTTATGCCGACTGGTGTGGCCCCTGTCAGATGCTCGAGCCGACGATCGAGGCCCTCGCCGCGGAGACCGACGCCGCCGTCGCGAAGGTCGATGTCGACGCCCACCAGCGCCTCGCCCAGCAGTTGGGCGCTCGCGGGGTCCCGACGCTGGTCCTCTACGCGGACGGGCAGCCGGTCGAGCGAATGGTCGGCGTCCAGGATCGGGCCAGCCTCGAGGGGCTGATCGAACAACACGCGTAG
- a CDS encoding DUF7126 family protein: MSTTTAVVAGPDEDGIAAALEAEGVDVTRVDGVISRPQLEEAGVVAADLYVLTDIGQSTTIPIVCDLNDGVRTVVYARQTVPEFVKGQLDLAIDPQLMDASVVADELVD; the protein is encoded by the coding sequence ATGAGTACGACGACCGCAGTCGTCGCCGGCCCCGACGAGGACGGGATCGCGGCGGCGCTCGAGGCCGAGGGCGTTGACGTGACGCGCGTCGACGGCGTCATCTCTCGACCGCAACTCGAGGAAGCCGGCGTCGTCGCGGCCGATCTGTACGTGCTGACCGACATCGGTCAGTCGACGACGATCCCCATCGTCTGCGATCTGAACGACGGCGTTCGGACCGTCGTCTACGCCCGCCAGACCGTTCCCGAGTTCGTCAAGGGGCAACTCGATCTCGCGATCGATCCGCAGTTGATGGACGCGAGCGTCGTCGCCGACGAACTCGTCGACTGA
- a CDS encoding MogA/MoaB family molybdenum cofactor biosynthesis protein — protein sequence MNETDADGTVDGADERRDTLRTGIVTISSDRSLEDDPAGDMIVTVLEDAGNEIAVRDHVGCEYDKTQSIVSRQIDRDDVDIVITAGGTGVEPDDVTLEAVDPLLAKELTSFDELFTALAYERVGTRVLTARTLAGVAKGKGTPVFCLPGDAELARIGLEEIVLPEAVTIADLSRADDTEDTEDVTKADATNGGV from the coding sequence ATGAACGAGACGGACGCGGACGGGACTGTCGACGGGGCGGACGAGCGTCGGGACACCCTCCGTACCGGCATTGTCACGATCTCGTCCGACCGGTCGCTCGAAGACGATCCGGCCGGGGACATGATCGTCACGGTGCTCGAGGACGCGGGGAACGAGATCGCGGTGCGGGATCACGTGGGGTGTGAGTACGACAAGACGCAGTCGATCGTCTCGCGCCAGATCGACCGCGACGACGTCGACATCGTGATCACCGCCGGCGGGACGGGCGTCGAGCCCGACGACGTGACCCTTGAGGCCGTCGACCCGCTGCTGGCGAAGGAGCTCACGTCCTTCGACGAGCTGTTCACCGCGCTGGCCTACGAACGAGTCGGGACGCGCGTCCTCACCGCGCGGACGCTCGCGGGCGTCGCCAAGGGGAAGGGGACACCGGTCTTCTGTCTCCCCGGTGACGCCGAGCTGGCGCGCATCGGACTCGAGGAGATCGTCCTGCCGGAGGCCGTCACGATAGCCGACCTCTCGCGGGCGGACGACACCGAGGATACCGAAGACGTGACGAAAGCCGACGCGACGAACGGGGGTGTCTAA
- a CDS encoding class I SAM-dependent methyltransferase — protein sequence MVGLLRDAIYAVRKARLDVERRRLDYGRETRERADRLADVLPASAADLREYEREYEDLEWFHDSYADSVAEIHDAGVATDTTHWRDGATIYVVCRALEVETAVETGVLFGSFDAHVLAAMEENGGGTLHSVDLPGGPPGPFEYGHLIPDRCRDRWELHEGDAREVVPDLLERVGPVDLFLHDSDHRLPHMRFEYETAVDRLAPGGVLASHDVRLSKLFDRFTAENGLRSCVVCDTGIARRPRR from the coding sequence ATGGTGGGGCTCCTCCGCGACGCGATCTACGCCGTTCGCAAGGCCAGACTCGACGTAGAGCGCCGACGCCTCGACTACGGCCGGGAGACCCGCGAACGGGCCGACCGGCTTGCCGACGTGTTGCCGGCGTCGGCAGCCGACCTCCGCGAGTACGAGCGCGAGTACGAGGACCTCGAGTGGTTCCACGACAGTTACGCCGACAGCGTCGCCGAGATCCACGACGCCGGCGTCGCGACCGACACGACCCACTGGCGCGACGGGGCGACGATCTACGTCGTCTGCCGCGCGCTCGAGGTCGAGACCGCCGTCGAGACCGGGGTGCTGTTCGGCTCGTTCGACGCCCATGTTCTGGCGGCGATGGAAGAAAACGGCGGCGGGACGCTACACTCCGTCGATCTGCCCGGCGGCCCGCCAGGGCCGTTCGAGTACGGCCACCTGATTCCCGATCGGTGTCGCGACCGCTGGGAGCTTCACGAGGGCGACGCCCGCGAGGTGGTGCCCGACCTGCTCGAGCGCGTCGGCCCCGTCGATCTGTTCTTGCACGACTCGGACCACCGACTGCCCCACATGCGCTTCGAGTACGAGACCGCGGTGGATCGGCTCGCGCCGGGCGGAGTGCTGGCGAGCCACGACGTGCGGCTCTCGAAGTTGTTCGATCGATTCACCGCGGAAAACGGGCTGCGGTCGTGCGTGGTCTGCGATACCGGGATCGCGCGGCGACCGCGACGATGA
- a CDS encoding zinc-binding dehydrogenase produces MQAVKVTEHGDIDVLEYGEYPDPEVGSDEVLVDIKAAALNHLDIWTRRGMPGLDLEMPHIPGSDGAGVVEEVGENVTRFEEGDRVALSAGVGDLRMDDPTLDPHFHIIGEHVPGIHSEYAAISEDNLIPVPEGVDWAVAGSSSLVFQTAWRMLIERADLEAGESVLVLGASGGVGHAALQIADYAGAEVYATGSTEEKLEYAREHGADHVCNYEEENFADWVRSETDGRGVDVVVEHVGEPTWQDSLASLTKGGRLVTCGGTGGGAPETDIPRIFWNQLEIIGSTMATPEQVDDVMGLVWDGTFEPAIREELPMSEIDRAHEIIENREGFGKVVVRPDSEL; encoded by the coding sequence ATGCAAGCAGTCAAAGTCACCGAACACGGCGACATCGACGTCCTCGAATACGGCGAGTATCCCGACCCCGAGGTCGGCTCGGACGAGGTGCTGGTCGACATCAAGGCGGCCGCGCTCAATCACCTCGACATCTGGACGCGTCGAGGCATGCCGGGACTCGACCTCGAGATGCCCCACATCCCCGGCAGCGACGGGGCCGGCGTCGTCGAGGAGGTCGGCGAGAACGTCACCCGCTTCGAGGAGGGCGACCGCGTCGCGCTTTCCGCCGGCGTCGGCGACCTGCGGATGGACGACCCGACGCTCGATCCGCACTTTCACATCATCGGCGAACACGTTCCCGGGATCCACTCCGAGTACGCCGCGATCTCCGAGGACAACCTGATCCCCGTCCCGGAGGGCGTCGACTGGGCGGTCGCCGGCTCGAGCAGTCTGGTCTTCCAGACCGCCTGGCGGATGCTGATCGAGCGCGCCGACCTCGAGGCCGGCGAGTCGGTGCTCGTCCTGGGGGCGAGCGGCGGGGTCGGCCACGCGGCCCTCCAGATCGCCGACTACGCGGGCGCGGAGGTCTACGCGACCGGCAGCACGGAGGAGAAACTCGAGTACGCCCGCGAGCACGGAGCCGACCACGTCTGCAACTACGAGGAGGAGAACTTCGCGGACTGGGTCCGCTCGGAGACGGATGGCCGCGGCGTCGATGTCGTCGTCGAACACGTCGGCGAACCGACCTGGCAGGACTCGCTGGCGAGCCTCACCAAGGGCGGCCGGCTGGTCACCTGTGGTGGCACCGGCGGCGGCGCGCCCGAAACCGACATCCCGCGGATCTTCTGGAACCAACTCGAGATCATCGGCTCGACGATGGCCACGCCGGAGCAGGTCGACGACGTGATGGGGCTCGTCTGGGACGGCACCTTCGAGCCCGCGATCCGCGAGGAACTGCCGATGAGCGAGATCGACCGCGCTCACGAGATCATCGAGAACCGGGAGGGCTTCGGGAAGGTCGTCGTCCGCCCGGACAGCGAACTGTAG
- the infB gene encoding translation initiation factor IF-2, whose amino-acid sequence MSDTDTRDPTSLRTPIVAVLGHVDHGKTSLLDKIRGSAVIEGEAGAITQHIGATAVPLDIISTIAGDLVDPDDFDLPGLLFIDTPGHHSFTTLRSRGGALADIAILVVDVNDGFQPQTLEALDILRRSQTPFIVAANKIDTVPGWNAHEDSPINDTYESQSDRVRQRLDESLYEIIGNLSDEGFSADLYWRVQNFQRNVGVVPVSAMTGEGVPDLLTVMMGLSQRYMKEEMEIDVAGPGVGTVLEVKEEKGFGTTIDTVLYDGTIKADDQLVVGGMNAPIVTEVRALLQPRPLAEIRTESRFEKVDEVSAASGIKVAAPELADAMAGAPVRVVRDRDLDEVIEEVQAELADIAVDTAEEGVVVKADTLGSLEAMADALGDAEVPIVRAEVGDVAPRDVSVASTADDGKQKVILGFNVDVLDDAEDRAEIEDVTIFTDEVIYQLIEEYEEYVEGIEKAQQDTILENITRPARFRILPDHTFRQNDPAVVGVEVNSGTVQNNTNVVKFEGNEPERVGQVKGIQEQGEDVDEARAGNRVSVAIDGPTVGRQIEEDDELWAEIPEKHAKILEQELASEIPGDELEALNMYLDKQRNRDPFWGK is encoded by the coding sequence ATGTCGGACACGGACACACGCGACCCCACATCCCTCAGAACGCCGATCGTCGCCGTCCTCGGACACGTCGATCACGGCAAGACAAGTCTCCTCGATAAGATCCGCGGCTCCGCGGTCATCGAGGGCGAAGCAGGCGCGATCACCCAGCACATCGGCGCGACCGCCGTCCCGCTGGACATCATCTCTACGATCGCGGGCGATCTCGTCGATCCCGACGACTTCGACCTGCCGGGCCTCCTCTTCATCGACACGCCGGGCCACCACTCCTTTACGACGCTTCGCTCGCGCGGGGGCGCGCTGGCCGACATCGCCATCCTCGTCGTCGATGTCAACGACGGGTTCCAGCCCCAGACGCTCGAGGCGCTGGACATCCTCCGGCGCTCCCAGACCCCGTTCATCGTCGCGGCGAACAAGATCGACACCGTGCCGGGCTGGAACGCCCACGAGGACTCGCCGATCAACGACACCTACGAGTCCCAGTCGGATCGCGTACGTCAGCGCTTGGATGAGAGCCTCTACGAGATCATCGGCAACCTCTCGGACGAGGGCTTCTCCGCCGACCTCTACTGGCGGGTCCAGAACTTCCAGCGCAACGTCGGCGTCGTCCCCGTCTCGGCGATGACCGGCGAGGGGGTCCCCGACCTCCTGACCGTCATGATGGGACTCTCCCAGCGCTACATGAAAGAGGAGATGGAGATCGATGTCGCCGGCCCCGGCGTCGGCACCGTCCTCGAGGTCAAAGAGGAGAAAGGCTTCGGGACGACGATCGACACCGTCCTCTACGACGGCACGATCAAGGCCGACGACCAGCTCGTCGTCGGCGGAATGAACGCGCCGATCGTCACCGAGGTTCGTGCGTTGCTCCAGCCCCGGCCGCTCGCCGAGATCCGCACCGAGAGCCGCTTCGAGAAAGTCGACGAGGTCTCGGCCGCGTCCGGGATCAAAGTCGCCGCGCCGGAACTCGCCGACGCGATGGCCGGCGCGCCGGTTCGGGTCGTCCGCGACCGCGATCTGGACGAAGTCATCGAAGAAGTGCAGGCCGAACTCGCGGACATCGCCGTCGACACCGCCGAGGAGGGCGTCGTCGTCAAAGCCGACACGCTCGGTAGCCTCGAGGCGATGGCCGACGCCTTGGGCGACGCCGAGGTACCGATCGTCCGCGCGGAGGTCGGCGATGTCGCGCCGCGGGACGTCTCGGTCGCTTCGACGGCCGACGACGGCAAGCAGAAAGTCATCCTCGGGTTCAACGTCGACGTCTTAGACGACGCGGAAGACCGCGCGGAGATCGAGGACGTGACGATCTTCACCGACGAGGTCATCTACCAGCTAATCGAGGAGTACGAGGAGTACGTCGAAGGCATCGAAAAAGCCCAGCAGGACACCATCCTCGAGAACATCACCCGGCCCGCTCGGTTTCGCATCCTGCCGGATCACACCTTCCGTCAGAACGACCCCGCCGTCGTCGGCGTCGAGGTGAACTCCGGGACGGTCCAGAACAACACGAACGTCGTCAAATTCGAGGGCAACGAACCCGAACGCGTCGGCCAGGTCAAAGGCATCCAAGAGCAGGGCGAAGATGTCGACGAGGCCCGCGCGGGCAACCGCGTCTCCGTCGCGATCGACGGCCCGACGGTCGGCCGCCAGATCGAGGAAGACGACGAACTCTGGGCCGAGATCCCCGAGAAACACGCGAAGATTCTCGAGCAGGAACTCGCGAGCGAGATCCCCGGCGACGAACTCGAGGCGCTGAACATGTACCTCGACAAACAGCGCAACCGGGACCCCTTCTGGGGGAAGTGA
- a CDS encoding cold-shock protein translates to MANGTVDFFNDTGGYGFISTDSDEVDDDEDVFFHMEDVGGPDLEEGTDVEFDIESSPKGPRATNVVRQ, encoded by the coding sequence ATGGCAAACGGTACGGTTGACTTCTTCAACGACACGGGCGGCTACGGTTTCATTTCGACTGACAGCGACGAAGTAGACGACGACGAGGACGTGTTCTTCCACATGGAAGACGTCGGCGGCCCCGACCTCGAGGAAGGCACGGACGTCGAGTTCGACATCGAATCATCCCCGAAGGGACCCCGCGCGACGAACGTCGTTCGTCAGTAA
- a CDS encoding 5-formyltetrahydrofolate cyclo-ligase has translation MDGDSGGGGPDRIDKESVRERIWDDLEESGEARFPFPPHGRIPNFAGADAAADRLADQPEWEAATAIKANPDAPQLPVRRAALREGKTVYMAVPRLRDEECFLKLDPDDLEDYDAATTVSGSSTHGEQVGPDEVDRVDLIVSGSVGVTEDGGRIGKGEGYSDLEYAVLRDLGLVDDATPVATTIHERQLLDEPVAIGAHDVAMDLVVTPERVCRPDESAQPAGIDWTLLDEERLEEIPVLKRLAERNRSQSED, from the coding sequence GTGGACGGCGACAGTGGGGGTGGCGGGCCCGATCGCATCGACAAGGAGTCCGTCCGCGAGCGGATCTGGGACGATCTCGAGGAGAGCGGCGAGGCCCGATTCCCGTTCCCGCCCCACGGCCGGATTCCGAACTTCGCCGGCGCGGACGCGGCCGCCGACCGGCTGGCCGACCAGCCCGAGTGGGAGGCGGCGACGGCGATCAAGGCCAACCCCGACGCGCCGCAACTGCCCGTCCGGCGGGCGGCGTTACGCGAGGGCAAGACCGTCTACATGGCCGTGCCGCGGCTCCGCGACGAGGAGTGTTTCCTGAAACTCGACCCCGACGACCTCGAGGACTACGACGCGGCGACGACCGTCTCGGGGTCGTCGACACACGGCGAACAGGTGGGACCAGACGAGGTCGATCGCGTCGATCTGATCGTCTCGGGCAGCGTCGGGGTTACGGAAGACGGCGGCCGAATCGGGAAAGGGGAGGGCTACAGCGACCTCGAGTACGCCGTCCTCCGAGACCTCGGTCTCGTCGACGACGCGACGCCGGTCGCGACGACGATCCACGAGCGGCAACTGCTCGACGAGCCAGTCGCGATCGGCGCACACGACGTAGCGATGGATCTCGTCGTCACGCCCGAGCGGGTGTGCCGACCCGACGAGAGCGCCCAGCCGGCCGGCATCGACTGGACCCTGCTCGACGAGGAGCGACTCGAGGAGATTCCGGTGCTGAAACGGCTCGCGGAGCGGAATCGGTCGCAAAGCGAGGACTGA
- a CDS encoding DUF7571 family protein, producing the protein MKPCHSCQSVIDEYELDKQLEPLRDLTVDDFNVCADCVTIVADACVECDGAVYVPRGESTTPDYCPACRSDRIDRTGHDPGWNCTPTTS; encoded by the coding sequence ATGAAACCGTGTCACAGCTGTCAGTCGGTCATCGACGAGTACGAACTGGACAAACAACTCGAACCGCTGCGCGATCTCACGGTTGACGACTTCAACGTCTGCGCGGACTGCGTAACTATCGTTGCGGACGCGTGCGTGGAGTGCGACGGCGCGGTGTACGTCCCTCGAGGCGAATCGACGACTCCCGACTACTGCCCGGCGTGTCGGTCCGATCGCATCGACCGCACCGGTCACGACCCCGGCTGGAACTGCACCCCGACCACGTCCTGA
- a CDS encoding cyclophilin-like family protein, producing MTDLRVTVGERDLEATWTDDAPETKAALADALPVSGAATRWGDELYFDVPIENAREVVPEGAIAYWPTGNVCCLFWGPTPASQDGEPRAASPVTVVAQVDDTGPLEDLAGGARVRLERIGD from the coding sequence ATGACCGATCTCCGCGTGACCGTCGGCGAGCGCGACCTCGAGGCGACCTGGACCGACGACGCACCCGAAACGAAGGCGGCGCTCGCGGACGCGCTGCCGGTCTCGGGCGCGGCGACCCGCTGGGGTGACGAACTCTACTTCGACGTGCCGATCGAAAACGCCCGCGAGGTCGTTCCCGAGGGAGCGATCGCGTACTGGCCAACTGGGAACGTGTGCTGTCTGTTCTGGGGGCCGACGCCGGCGAGTCAGGACGGGGAACCGCGGGCCGCTTCGCCGGTCACCGTGGTTGCGCAGGTAGACGATACCGGGCCGCTCGAGGACCTCGCGGGCGGGGCGCGGGTTCGGCTCGAGCGAATCGGCGACTGA
- the guaA gene encoding glutamine-hydrolyzing GMP synthase yields the protein MVDTETFVPDAVAEIEEDIDDANAVIALSGGVDSSVAAALAYEAIGDRLTPVYVDTGLMRKGETDQIRETFDYMESLRIVDAKDRFLEALSGVTDPEEKREIIGEQFIREFEREATDADADYLVQGTIYPDRIESEGGIKSHHNVGGLPDVVDFDGIVEPVRDLYKDEVREVARHLGLDEIVAERMPFPGPGLAVRVIGEVTEEKLAVARHACHVVEEELEEYEPWQALAAVIGKATGVKGDNRVHGWVVSVRSVDSRDGMTARAQEIDWDTLQRIQSRITGQNDNVARVVYDVTHKPPATIEYE from the coding sequence ATGGTAGACACCGAGACGTTCGTCCCCGACGCAGTCGCAGAGATCGAGGAAGACATCGACGACGCCAACGCGGTCATCGCCCTCTCGGGCGGCGTTGACTCTTCGGTCGCCGCGGCGCTGGCCTACGAGGCCATCGGCGACCGCCTGACGCCGGTCTACGTCGACACCGGCCTGATGCGGAAAGGCGAGACCGACCAGATCCGCGAGACGTTCGACTACATGGAGTCGCTGCGGATCGTCGACGCGAAAGACCGCTTCCTCGAGGCCCTCTCCGGAGTGACCGACCCCGAGGAAAAGCGCGAGATCATCGGCGAGCAGTTCATCCGCGAGTTCGAGCGCGAGGCCACAGACGCCGACGCGGACTATCTCGTCCAGGGGACGATCTACCCCGACCGCATCGAGAGCGAGGGCGGGATCAAGTCCCACCACAACGTCGGCGGCCTGCCCGACGTGGTCGACTTCGACGGCATCGTCGAACCCGTCCGGGACCTCTACAAAGACGAGGTCCGCGAAGTCGCCCGCCACCTCGGGCTCGACGAGATCGTCGCCGAGCGGATGCCGTTCCCCGGTCCCGGTCTCGCGGTGCGCGTGATCGGCGAGGTCACCGAGGAGAAACTCGCGGTCGCTCGTCACGCCTGCCACGTCGTCGAGGAGGAACTCGAGGAGTACGAGCCCTGGCAGGCGCTCGCGGCCGTGATCGGCAAGGCCACTGGTGTCAAAGGCGACAACCGGGTCCACGGCTGGGTCGTCTCCGTGCGCTCGGTCGACTCCCGCGACGGGATGACCGCCCGTGCCCAAGAGATCGACTGGGACACTCTCCAGCGCATCCAGTCGCGGATCACCGGCCAGAACGACAACGTCGCCCGCGTCGTCTACGACGTAACCCACAAACCGCCCGCGACCATCGAGTACGAATGA
- the pyrG gene encoding glutamine hydrolyzing CTP synthase, with amino-acid sequence MPTESDTHYDPSLGNKFIFVTGGVMSGLGKGITAASTGRLLKNAGFDVTAVKIDPYLNVDAGTMNPYQHGEVYVLEDGGEVDLDLGNYERFLDIDMTSDHNITTGKTYQHVIEKERAGDYLGKTVQIIPHITDDIKRRIREAAEGTDVCIIEVGGTVGDIEGMPYLEALRQFAHEEPEENVLFTHVTLVPYSKNGEQKTKPTQHSVKEVRSIGLQPDVIVGRCEDRLEPETKEKIALFCDIPTEAVFSNPDVEDVYHVPLMVEEEGLDQYVLEHFGLADEALPEGERANDWREIVTTEKDGEVDIALVGKYDLEDAYMSIHESLKHAGFEVGVDVTVHWVAADELSAGHDGQLEGMDGIIVPGGFGMRGSEGKIRAVQYARENEVPFLGLCLGFQMAVVEYARNVLGLEGAHSAEMDEDTPHPIIDILPEQYEVEDMGGTMRLGEHTTVIEPRTLAYELYDDTSCTERHRHRYEVNPEYFDQFEDEPLEFSGTAGNRMEILELDDHPFFFGTQFHPEYTSRPGQPSPPFLGLVEAVLERTAGGDGAETDDADTDAETEVTH; translated from the coding sequence ATGCCGACGGAATCGGACACTCATTATGACCCCTCGCTGGGGAACAAGTTCATCTTCGTCACCGGCGGCGTCATGTCGGGGCTCGGCAAGGGGATCACGGCCGCGAGCACCGGCCGGCTCCTCAAAAACGCCGGGTTCGACGTCACCGCGGTGAAGATCGACCCGTATCTGAACGTCGACGCGGGCACGATGAACCCCTACCAGCACGGGGAAGTCTACGTTCTGGAGGACGGGGGCGAGGTCGACCTCGATCTGGGGAACTACGAGCGGTTCCTCGATATCGACATGACCTCGGACCACAACATCACGACGGGCAAGACCTACCAGCACGTCATCGAGAAGGAACGCGCGGGGGACTACCTGGGGAAGACGGTCCAGATTATCCCCCACATCACCGACGACATCAAGCGGCGCATCCGCGAGGCCGCCGAAGGCACCGACGTCTGTATCATCGAAGTCGGCGGCACCGTCGGCGACATCGAGGGGATGCCCTACCTCGAGGCGCTGCGCCAGTTCGCCCACGAGGAACCCGAGGAGAACGTCCTCTTCACCCACGTCACGCTCGTCCCGTACTCGAAAAACGGCGAGCAGAAGACGAAGCCGACCCAGCACTCGGTCAAGGAGGTCCGCTCGATCGGGCTCCAGCCCGACGTGATCGTCGGCCGCTGCGAGGACCGACTCGAGCCCGAGACCAAGGAGAAGATCGCGCTCTTTTGTGACATCCCGACCGAGGCGGTGTTCTCGAACCCCGACGTCGAGGACGTCTACCACGTCCCGCTGATGGTCGAAGAGGAGGGACTCGATCAGTACGTCCTAGAGCACTTCGGGCTGGCAGACGAGGCGCTGCCCGAAGGCGAGCGCGCCAACGATTGGCGCGAGATCGTCACCACGGAGAAGGACGGCGAGGTCGACATCGCCCTGGTCGGCAAGTACGACTTGGAGGACGCCTACATGTCGATCCACGAGTCGCTGAAACACGCCGGCTTCGAGGTCGGCGTCGACGTGACCGTCCACTGGGTCGCCGCCGACGAACTGAGCGCCGGCCACGACGGCCAACTCGAGGGGATGGACGGGATCATCGTCCCCGGCGGCTTCGGGATGCGCGGCTCCGAAGGGAAGATCCGCGCGGTCCAGTACGCCCGCGAGAACGAGGTCCCGTTCCTCGGGCTCTGTCTGGGCTTCCAGATGGCCGTCGTCGAGTACGCTCGGAACGTGCTGGGACTGGAGGGCGCACACTCGGCCGAGATGGACGAGGACACCCCGCACCCGATCATCGACATCCTGCCCGAACAGTACGAGGTCGAAGACATGGGCGGGACGATGCGCCTGGGCGAGCACACGACTGTCATCGAGCCCCGGACGCTGGCCTACGAGCTCTACGACGATACGTCCTGTACGGAACGTCACCGCCACCGCTACGAGGTCAACCCCGAGTACTTCGACCAGTTCGAAGACGAGCCCCTGGAGTTTTCGGGCACGGCCGGCAACCGGATGGAGATCCTCGAGCTCGACGATCACCCGTTCTTCTTCGGGACGCAGTTCCACCCCGAGTACACGTCCCGCCCCGGCCAGCCGAGCCCGCCGTTCCTGGGGCTGGTCGAGGCCGTCCTCGAGCGGACCGCCGGGGGAGACGGAGCCGAAACCGACGACGCCGACACCGATGCGGAAACGGAGGTAACCCACTGA